The following DNA comes from Pseudomonas triticicola.
GGCCAGGTAACTCGACACCGTCGACTGCGACAAGCCGATACCTTCCTGGATGCTGCTGACGCAGACACCCTCGACGAGAACGTCACCCTCATCCTGCGGGGGGAAGTTCTTGACGGGATCCTTCAGGCCTTCAAGGATCTTGAGGCGCGTCGGGTTCGAGAGGGCTTTGAAGATTTCGATCAGTTCCATGCGCCGAGGATATCGAGATTTATCGATATGTCAATGCGCGATATTAATCTGATCGGCAGTCGGCGACAGGTGGCAACGGGATCCGATTTGCCACCCTGCCGTGCGGCTCAGCCTTGGGGCGCATCCAGCAACACCCACAACCGCACGATTTTCCCCGCTTTGATTTCTGCCACGTCGACGCCACTGACGACTACCGGCCCAGCGCTCGGGCCCGCATGCCAGCGCAGGTAACCCAAGCCATGATGCCCAACCGCCGGCCCCTCGGGAACAAAAGCGAAGTCCGCCCCGAACTGATCCAGCAACGCACCGGCCACCTCTGAAATCGCCGCCCGCCCGGTGACGATGCCAGCCGGTTCGTACATCGTCGGTGTGCCTGCAAAAAGCTCATGCACCGCCGCAATGCGCTTCTGTGCATCGCGCTCGTTGAACACGCGCTGCAGGTTGGCCCGCAGCAAGGCGTCGTAGTTTTCCACCTCATTGATATTTCGCGAATCTGAGCCAGACATTTTTGAATCCTCGATTGGTATGTGAAACCCGGTTGCCCGGGCTCAGCGGTCAACCATGTTTGACCAGGTTCAAGGCTGGCAGCGGTCCGCCCGGGAACTGTGCAAGCATTCCCTGCTGCACACCGCCCAGGTCGATGCCGTAAAAACCCAGTTGAGTAATCAGCTCTGCAACTTTGGTTTTGCTCGCGGCATCTTCACCGGAATAAAAC
Coding sequences within:
- a CDS encoding nuclear transport factor 2 family protein encodes the protein MSGSDSRNINEVENYDALLRANLQRVFNERDAQKRIAAVHELFAGTPTMYEPAGIVTGRAAISEVAGALLDQFGADFAFVPEGPAVGHHGLGYLRWHAGPSAGPVVVSGVDVAEIKAGKIVRLWVLLDAPQG
- a CDS encoding ArsR/SmtB family transcription factor, translating into MELIEIFKALSNPTRLKILEGLKDPVKNFPPQDEGDVLVEGVCVSSIQEGIGLSQSTVSSYLATLQRVGLVEVRRIGQWTYYKRNEAAISALAEIIGKEL